ACGCTGGAAGGCGGCGTGCAATCGCTGCCGGCCGGATACGCTGCGCACGTCCTCGGCCAGTAATTCCGCGAGGATGTGCGCCGAGTCCACCAGAGGCTCTTCCAGCGACTCCAGATAACGAGGGCGCAGGTCGTCACGGATCCAGTAGACCAGCGCCACGAAGCTGGCCGCGACCACACCGGCAAAGACCAGGAATATCCGCGTGCGCAGGCTCACGCGTTCTCGTCCAGCGAGTAGCCGACACCTCGGTGTGTCCGGATCGGATCGCGTGCCGGGTCCACGGCCTGCAGTTTGGCGCGCAGGGTCTTGATGTGCGTGTCCACCGTGCGATCCAGGCGATGCTCCGGATGGTCCCAGGCCAGTTGCAGAAGCTGTTCTCGCGTGTAAACCCGTCCGGGATGAGCGATCAAGGTCTTGAGGAGGCGGTATTCGTAGCGGGTCAGCTGCAGCGGTGTCCCGCAGTAGTGAATGCTCAGCCGAGACTCATCTACCGTGAAGAGCGACAGTGACGGGGCTTGCTCCCGCGCAGTCATCGCGCCGCCCGGATTGCGCCGCAGGATGGCGCGTACCCGGGCGGTGAGCTCGCGTGGGCTGAAAGGCTTGACGACATAGTCGTCGGCGCCCAGCTCCAGCCCAACCACGCGATCGACCTCCTCGGCACGCGCGGTGAGGAACAGCACCGGCGTCTGGCGCTGTCGCCGGATCTGGCGACAGACATCGAAGCCGCTGGCATCGGGCAGCCCCACGTCCAGAATGATCAGTGCCGGCTCGCACCGATCCAGGGCGTGCAGGCCGTCGGCGGCCGTGGCCTGCCACTCCGGATCGAAGCCTTCCGTCCGGAGTGCATAGACCACGGTGTCTGCAATCGC
This window of the Nevskiales bacterium genome carries:
- the creB gene encoding two-component system response regulator CreB, whose translation is MQTGERPRILLIEDESAIADTVVYALRTEGFDPEWQATAADGLHALDRCEPALIILDVGLPDASGFDVCRQIRRQRQTPVLFLTARAEEVDRVVGLELGADDYVVKPFSPRELTARVRAILRRNPGGAMTAREQAPSLSLFTVDESRLSIHYCGTPLQLTRYEYRLLKTLIAHPGRVYTREQLLQLAWDHPEHRLDRTVDTHIKTLRAKLQAVDPARDPIRTHRGVGYSLDENA